GCCGGACAACGTGCCGAACAAGGAGATGCTGACCGCGCATCTCGGCAAGCCGCTGACGCGGGTGCCGGATCCGTTCTCCAACGAGTATCCCTCGTTCGGCGCGCACAACAACGCGCGGCTGCGCGCGTTTCTGGACCATTTCGGCTTCGACTACGAATTCGCGAGCTCGACCGACTATTATACGTCCGGCCGCTTCGACGCGACGCTGCTCAAGATGCTCACCGCCTATGACAAGGTGATGGACATCATCCTGCCGACGCTGGGGCCCGATCGCCGCGCCACCTATTCGCCGTTCCTCCCCATCAGCAAGACCACCGGTGTCGTGCTGCAGGTGCCGATGATCCGCCGCGACGTCACCGCAGGCACGGTGACCTATCTCGACCCCGACACCAACCAGGAAGTCGAGACGCCGGTCACTGGCGGCAACGTCAAGTGTCAGTGGAAGGCCGACTGGGCGATGCGCTGGGTCGCGCTCGGCGTCGACTACGAAATGGCCGGCAAGGATCTGATCGATTCGGTGAAGCTCTCCGGCGCGATCGCCAGGGCGCTCGGCGCCACGCCGCCCGAAGGCTTCAACTACGAGCTCTTCCTCGACGAGAAGGGCCAGAAGATCTCGAAGTCGAAGGGCAACGGCCTCACCATCGATGAATGGCTGCGCTATGCCTCGCCGGAATCGCTGTCGCTGTTCATGTACCGCGAGCCCAAGGCGGCGAAGCGGCTGTATTTCGACGTCATCCCGCGCAACGTCGACGACTATCAGCAGTTCAGCGACGGATTCGCCAGGCAGGACGACAAGCAGCAGCTCGGCAATCCGGTCTGGCACATCCACAACGGCAAGCCGCCGCAGGGCGACATGCCCGTCACGTTCCAGCTGCTGCTGACGCTGGTGTCGTCGTCGAACGCGGAAAACGCCGAGACGCTGTGGGGTTTCATCGGCCGCTATCGTCCGGGCGTGAGCCCACAGACGCATCCGAAGCTCGATGCGATGGTCGGCTACGCCATCAATTATTACCGCGACTTCGTAGCGCCGACGAAGCAGTTTCGCGTGCCCACCGACACTGAGCGCGCCGCATTGCAGGATCTGCGCGATGCGCTGTCGCAGCTGCCGCCCGAGGCGACGGCCGAGGAGATCCAGAACGTCGTCTACGAGATCGGCCGCCGCGAGCCGTTCCTCGACCAGGTCAAGAAGGGCAAGGACGGCCGTCCCGGCGTCACGCTGGACTGGTTC
The sequence above is drawn from the Bradyrhizobium amphicarpaeae genome and encodes:
- a CDS encoding lysine--tRNA ligase gives rise to the protein MSVIDPNMSPSDLRALAEQSNAWPFEQAKAIVARLKKSPKDEVLFETGYGPSGLPHIGTFGEVARTSMVRHAFRVLTEDKIKTRLLAFSDDMDGFRKVPDNVPNKEMLTAHLGKPLTRVPDPFSNEYPSFGAHNNARLRAFLDHFGFDYEFASSTDYYTSGRFDATLLKMLTAYDKVMDIILPTLGPDRRATYSPFLPISKTTGVVLQVPMIRRDVTAGTVTYLDPDTNQEVETPVTGGNVKCQWKADWAMRWVALGVDYEMAGKDLIDSVKLSGAIARALGATPPEGFNYELFLDEKGQKISKSKGNGLTIDEWLRYASPESLSLFMYREPKAAKRLYFDVIPRNVDDYQQFSDGFARQDDKQQLGNPVWHIHNGKPPQGDMPVTFQLLLTLVSSSNAENAETLWGFIGRYRPGVSPQTHPKLDAMVGYAINYYRDFVAPTKQFRVPTDTERAALQDLRDALSQLPPEATAEEIQNVVYEIGRREPFLDQVKKGKDGRPGVTLDWFNMLYQVLLGQEKGPRFGSFVAVYGVQNAVNMIDGALARSA